The following coding sequences are from one Panicum hallii strain FIL2 chromosome 5, PHallii_v3.1, whole genome shotgun sequence window:
- the LOC112895519 gene encoding oleosin 16 kDa-like, producing the protein MADRPPPSPRGAASPRPAARRGHAPPSAEHPQHSLIGRATEAFHIRGSTQLLGFLALAVTLTALVVLAGVTLAGALAALVLLSPLVLLTAPLWAPAAVVVLLAGAASLLACCAGAAAVAAGTWAHRYLTGRHPVGAHRVAEPSSGGAAAVAEVASRLRGYYDAYAREHGGFPRPPHARVKDAAPGA; encoded by the coding sequence ATGGCAGACCGGCCGCCGCCCAGTCCACGCGGCGCAGCCTcaccccgccccgccgcccggcgcggCCACGCACCGCCGTCGGCGGAGCACCCGCAGCACTCGCTCATTGGGCGCGCCACCGAGGCGTTCCACATCCGCGGCTCCACCCAGCTCCTGGGCTTCCTGGCGCTGGCTGTGACCCTGACCGCGCTCGTCGTCCTGGCGGGCGTCACGCTCGCGGGCGCGCTGGCCGCGCTGGTCCTCCTCAGCCCGCTCGTGCTCCTCACCGCCCCGCTCTGGGCGCccgcggcggtggtggtgctcCTGGCGGGCGCCGCCTCGCTGCTCGCCTGCTgcgccggcgcggccgcggtcgccgcggGCACGTGGGCGCACCGGTACCTGACGGGGCGGCACCCCGTGGGTGCGCACCGGGTGGCGGAGCCgtccagcggcggcgcggccgcggtcGCGGAGGTGGCAAGCCGCCTGAGGGGGTACTACGACGCCTACGCGCGCGAGCACGGCGGGTTCCCGCGCCCCCCGCACGCCCGGGTCAAGGACGCCGCCCCCGGGGCGTAG